In one window of Caenimonas aquaedulcis DNA:
- a CDS encoding YciI family protein: MTSLSSLLATTALLLACAASQAQTAPPPPAAFDPELARSLGADERGMRSYVLVILQTGPNRVPAGPERDEMFKGHFANMGRLAKEGKLALAGPFDGADGWRGLFIFAVADVEEAKKLTATDPVIIKGEMVAQYHPYYGSAALMMVNQLHEKVVKKPF; this comes from the coding sequence GTGACTTCCCTTTCCTCACTCCTCGCCACAACCGCCCTGCTGCTCGCCTGCGCCGCTTCCCAGGCCCAAACCGCGCCCCCGCCCCCGGCCGCCTTCGACCCGGAGCTCGCCCGGTCCCTGGGCGCGGACGAGCGCGGGATGCGCAGCTACGTGCTCGTCATCCTGCAGACCGGCCCGAACAGGGTACCGGCCGGGCCGGAGCGCGACGAGATGTTCAAGGGCCACTTCGCGAACATGGGCCGGCTCGCGAAGGAAGGCAAGCTCGCGCTCGCGGGGCCCTTCGATGGCGCCGACGGCTGGCGCGGGCTCTTCATCTTCGCCGTGGCGGACGTCGAGGAGGCGAAGAAACTCACCGCGACGGACCCCGTGATCATCAAGGGCGAGATGGTCGCTCAGTACCACCCCTACTACGGCTCGGCCGCGCTGATGATGGTGAACCAGCTGCACGAGAAGGTCGTGAAGAAGCCCTTCTGA